The Verrucomicrobiia bacterium genome has a window encoding:
- a CDS encoding type II secretion system protein has product MSASCIDVHERPGRGLAFTLIELLVVIAIIAILSALLLPSLTRAKSQAAAVVCLNNLGQLQIAWHLYALDHSDTIPPNCMDEGQGPNWVNGFMTYAVEWLDNTNTQLLVGQGVTVSGTQTATMGGSIGPYAQSAHIYKCPGDKSYATIAGQQYSRVRSYQMNDHLGWYLGANAPDWEPQPHPLYRYLKLSAFEGHGAPAQTFVFVDVHEDSLSGPTGGAEFLAPCPPCAGTNLPGVDDAWWELPAARHNGAGAFSFGDGHVELHKWVDARTLAPVTRNWLWNIRQANNVDVAWVWLCAGSNGHP; this is encoded by the coding sequence ATGAGTGCTTCATGCATCGATGTTCATGAGCGGCCAGGCCGGGGATTGGCCTTCACGCTCATCGAACTGCTGGTGGTAATAGCCATTATCGCGATTCTGTCAGCCTTGCTTTTGCCCTCGTTAACCCGCGCCAAGAGCCAAGCCGCGGCTGTGGTTTGCCTCAACAATCTGGGCCAGCTCCAAATCGCCTGGCATCTTTATGCGCTCGATCACTCTGACACGATCCCGCCGAACTGCATGGACGAGGGTCAAGGCCCAAATTGGGTAAACGGCTTCATGACCTACGCCGTGGAATGGCTTGATAACACGAACACCCAGCTGCTGGTTGGGCAAGGGGTCACCGTGAGTGGAACGCAGACCGCAACGATGGGTGGCAGCATCGGGCCCTACGCACAATCGGCACACATCTATAAGTGCCCGGGCGACAAAAGCTATGCAACCATTGCCGGCCAACAATACTCCCGGGTGCGCAGTTACCAAATGAACGATCACCTGGGTTGGTACCTCGGGGCCAACGCTCCCGACTGGGAACCTCAACCCCACCCCCTGTACCGTTACTTAAAATTGTCAGCCTTTGAAGGGCATGGCGCGCCAGCCCAGACGTTCGTTTTCGTTGATGTGCATGAGGACAGCCTCTCAGGCCCAACCGGGGGCGCAGAATTTCTTGCCCCTTGCCCCCCCTGCGCTGGGACTAATCTTCCCGGCGTGGACGATGCGTGGTGGGAGCTTCCGGCGGCGCGTCACAATGGCGCCGGGGCGTTCTCGTTCGGGGACGGCCACGTCGAGCTCCATAAATGGGTGGACGCTCGGACCCTGGCGCCCGTTACCAGGAATTGGCTTTGGAACATCCGGCAGGCGAACAATGTGGACGTTGCCTGGGTGTGGCTGTGCGCCGGCAGCAATGGGCATCCCTGA